The following proteins are co-located in the Flectobacillus major DSM 103 genome:
- a CDS encoding phage integrase SAM-like domain-containing protein: protein MEILFWKHKCSNPSFAKIYLRITVDGQRAELGSTNILVHNDDWDAEKKCVKRTDPHYTFKNEQLLSKVMDLTAIYNDYLRKKKPFTAQQIKFAYENQDEITFIQGFDKWLLDVKSDPKRSVGTYKTYNNVRDKILKFLILKKKHLMYLQDFELSDLLEYRKFLQTNEKFAEATVRKHSQTIKQYIKWAVLHKLSPCDNLNGYRIPMDRQKPLVYLTNEQFEKLRTHKFKNKAAQEVADVFIVYCRTGFHYQDLCAIKKEYQKAIVKGINGKNWIFWERIKTKVVAKVPFFKEVDDIITKYGGWENLPIKSNQKMNSWLKLIAAELDFHGELSVKAGRKTLTDWLLNVKGWSKEAVKVLLGLKSDRSLEAYGKADERRVILEMER from the coding sequence ATGGAGATTCTTTTCTGGAAACACAAATGTTCAAACCCCTCTTTTGCAAAAATCTACCTTAGAATCACAGTGGATGGACAACGAGCAGAGCTCGGCTCTACAAATATTTTAGTCCATAACGACGACTGGGATGCTGAAAAAAAATGCGTCAAGCGTACCGACCCTCATTACACATTTAAAAATGAACAGCTTTTGAGCAAAGTCATGGACTTAACAGCCATTTACAATGACTACCTCCGAAAAAAAAAGCCATTTACAGCCCAACAAATCAAATTTGCTTATGAGAATCAAGACGAAATAACATTTATTCAGGGTTTTGATAAGTGGCTACTAGATGTTAAGTCAGACCCAAAACGATCTGTTGGAACTTATAAAACCTATAATAACGTAAGGGACAAAATATTGAAATTTCTTATACTCAAGAAAAAACACCTTATGTATCTACAAGATTTTGAATTATCCGACCTCCTTGAGTACCGAAAGTTCTTGCAGACAAATGAAAAATTTGCAGAAGCAACGGTTAGAAAACACTCCCAAACTATTAAGCAATACATAAAATGGGCAGTACTACACAAATTGTCCCCATGTGACAATCTGAATGGTTATCGTATTCCGATGGACAGGCAAAAGCCATTAGTTTATCTTACTAATGAACAGTTTGAGAAGTTACGAACCCACAAATTCAAAAACAAAGCAGCTCAGGAAGTTGCCGACGTTTTTATCGTTTATTGTAGAACAGGGTTTCATTATCAAGATTTATGCGCCATAAAAAAGGAGTACCAAAAAGCAATTGTAAAAGGAATAAACGGCAAAAACTGGATTTTCTGGGAACGTATCAAAACCAAAGTGGTAGCAAAAGTACCATTTTTCAAAGAAGTAGATGACATAATAACTAAGTATGGAGGCTGGGAGAATCTACCAATAAAATCAAATCAAAAGATGAATAGTTGGCTAAAACTCATCGCGGCCGAGCTGGACTTTCATGGAGAGCTGTCGGTAAAAGCTGGTAGAAAAACCTTAACAGACTGGTTACTCAACGTAAAAGGATGGAGTAAAGAAGCTGTCAAGGTTTTACTAGGTCTCAAATCCGACCGATCACTTGAGGCATACGGTAAAGCCGACGAGCGCCGAGTGATTTTGGAGATGGAGAGGTAG
- a CDS encoding SDR family oxidoreductase, which produces MKTSQNTILITGGGSGIGFEMAKLFSQQGNQVILTGRTEQKLQKAASEIPNSSYIVADVTDEASVAALVSTIEQEYPSLNVLINNAGAASYYSLTSPAVNAYSKAKDEIETNYLSIIRLTEALLPLLQSQTQSAIVNVSSVVSFAPAKAIPTYSASKAALHSYTYLLREELKNSSVKVFEIMPPLVNTDFAKEIGGENGIPPLEVAEALAEGLTNDQFEIRVAVTAQLYQLFLQSPDTAFKALNAIE; this is translated from the coding sequence ATGAAAACATCACAAAACACAATTTTGATTACAGGCGGCGGCTCAGGTATTGGATTTGAAATGGCAAAATTATTTTCACAACAAGGTAACCAAGTAATTTTGACTGGTCGTACCGAACAAAAACTTCAAAAAGCCGCCAGTGAAATTCCTAATAGCTCGTATATTGTTGCCGACGTTACCGACGAAGCCTCTGTTGCTGCATTGGTAAGTACCATTGAGCAAGAATATCCAAGCCTAAATGTGCTAATCAACAATGCTGGTGCGGCATCCTATTATAGCTTAACTAGCCCAGCCGTAAATGCCTACAGCAAAGCCAAAGACGAAATAGAAACCAACTATTTATCTATTATCCGATTAACCGAAGCATTATTGCCCTTACTTCAATCCCAAACCCAATCGGCCATTGTGAATGTATCATCGGTGGTGTCGTTTGCTCCTGCCAAGGCTATACCCACTTATTCGGCTAGTAAGGCAGCATTGCACTCGTACACATATTTGCTTAGAGAAGAGTTAAAAAATTCGTCGGTAAAGGTTTTTGAAATTATGCCTCCGTTAGTCAATACCGACTTTGCCAAAGAAATTGGTGGCGAAAATGGCATCCCTCCACTTGAAGTAGCCGAAGCTTTGGCAGAAGGCCTAACCAATGACCAATTTGAAATTCGTGTAGCCGTTACAGCACAATTGTACCAGCTTTTTTTACAATCACCAGATACTGCATTTAAGGCTCTTAATGCCATAGAATAA
- a CDS encoding Crp/Fnr family transcriptional regulator, whose protein sequence is MINKYQNIYTVIASFIEITEEEWASYSSMFRLKEIEKKTIVLHEGNICKEVFFVNKGLLRIYFIDKNGEEKTFHFAPKDTFATDYESLLKQIPSNYSIQALEDTQVVCMSLDMILWGYQHLRYGEKLGRILAENYFFLLSNKIQSIYTQTPLERYNNLTRIFPDIFRRVPQHYIASYLNITPVHLSRLKNTDK, encoded by the coding sequence GTGATAAATAAATACCAGAACATATATACGGTTATCGCAAGTTTTATTGAAATCACTGAAGAGGAATGGGCGAGCTATTCGTCGATGTTTCGTTTGAAAGAAATTGAGAAAAAAACGATTGTTCTTCATGAGGGCAATATTTGCAAAGAAGTGTTTTTTGTGAATAAAGGCTTGTTGCGTATTTATTTTATAGACAAAAACGGAGAAGAAAAAACCTTCCATTTTGCCCCCAAAGATACTTTTGCTACCGACTATGAAAGCCTATTGAAGCAAATCCCGTCCAACTACTCTATTCAGGCACTAGAAGACACCCAAGTAGTGTGTATGTCGCTCGACATGATATTGTGGGGTTATCAGCATTTGCGATATGGTGAAAAACTAGGGAGAATCCTTGCCGAAAATTATTTCTTTTTGCTAAGCAACAAAATCCAGTCGATTTATACCCAAACACCCCTTGAGCGGTATAACAATCTTACCCGAATATTTCCTGATATTTTTAGGCGTGTGCCTCAGCATTATATTGCCTCATATCTGAATATAACGCCTGTACATTTGAGTAGGTTGAAAAATACAGACAAATAG
- a CDS encoding aldehyde dehydrogenase yields METTNEATIVALLAKQKAYFATHQTKHIDFRLAQLQKLKQVIVEYQEKIEKALWLDLHKSPEEAYLTEISIVIGEIDYHIKKLKQWVKPQRVPTPIHLLPSSSKIVYEPLGVALIIAPWNYPFQLVMNPLVGAISSGCCCILKPSPDAPVIGKVMEEMIKKCFDEQYISLVQGEQQTNTILLAQHFDLIFFTGSSFVGKIVLKAAAEYLTPVVLELGGKSPCIVDASANIDIAAKRIAWGKLINAGQTCIAPDYLLAHQSIKDELLHKIALNIRQMYGDNIKESRFYPRIVNDRAMNRLMTLLRQGTIHTGGEVDTNERFIAPTIIDNIEPDCSIMQEEIFGPILPVLSFEQIDEAISYINKHEKPLALYYFGENKNAKEVLLKTTSGGTCINDTLMHITNHHLPFGGVGNSGMGKYHGFGSFVVFSNPRAVVSTPTWIDLPLKYVPFKYFEWIKKII; encoded by the coding sequence ATGGAAACTACCAACGAAGCAACAATTGTGGCACTTTTAGCAAAGCAAAAGGCATATTTTGCTACCCATCAAACCAAGCATATCGATTTTAGGTTGGCACAATTACAAAAACTTAAACAAGTAATTGTTGAATATCAGGAAAAGATAGAAAAAGCCCTATGGTTAGATTTGCATAAATCGCCAGAAGAGGCCTATTTGACAGAAATTAGTATTGTAATAGGCGAAATAGACTATCATATCAAAAAGTTGAAACAATGGGTCAAGCCTCAACGTGTACCAACGCCTATTCATTTGTTGCCCTCGTCCAGTAAAATTGTATATGAGCCTTTGGGGGTCGCTCTGATTATAGCACCTTGGAATTATCCTTTTCAATTGGTTATGAATCCATTGGTAGGAGCTATTTCATCAGGTTGTTGTTGTATTCTCAAGCCATCGCCCGATGCCCCAGTTATTGGCAAGGTAATGGAAGAAATGATTAAGAAATGTTTTGATGAACAATATATCAGCCTTGTACAAGGTGAGCAACAAACCAATACCATTTTGTTGGCTCAGCATTTCGACCTTATCTTCTTTACGGGGAGTTCGTTTGTAGGGAAAATTGTGCTTAAAGCCGCAGCCGAGTATTTAACACCTGTTGTTTTGGAGTTGGGTGGCAAAAGCCCTTGTATTGTAGATGCCAGTGCCAATATCGATATTGCTGCCAAACGTATTGCTTGGGGTAAATTAATCAATGCAGGTCAAACCTGTATTGCTCCTGATTATTTGCTGGCTCATCAGTCTATTAAAGATGAATTGCTTCATAAAATAGCCTTGAATATCAGGCAGATGTATGGCGACAATATCAAGGAAAGTCGTTTTTATCCTCGTATTGTCAACGACAGAGCTATGAATAGATTGATGACGCTATTGCGTCAAGGAACTATACATACAGGTGGCGAAGTAGATACCAACGAGCGATTTATTGCTCCTACTATTATTGATAATATAGAGCCAGATTGTTCGATTATGCAGGAAGAAATCTTTGGGCCTATATTGCCCGTATTGTCGTTTGAACAAATTGACGAGGCTATTAGCTATATCAACAAACATGAAAAACCATTGGCATTGTATTATTTTGGAGAAAATAAAAACGCCAAAGAGGTATTGCTAAAAACTACCTCAGGAGGCACTTGTATCAACGATACCCTGATGCACATTACCAATCATCATTTGCCTTTTGGTGGCGTTGGCAACAGTGGCATGGGCAAGTATCATGGCTTTGGTAGTTTTGTAGTGTTTAGTAATCCAAGAGCGGTTGTAAGTACGCCCACGTGGATAGATTTGCCGCTAAAATATGTGCCATTTAAGTATTTTGAATGGATAAAAAAGATTATTTAG
- the fabF gene encoding beta-ketoacyl-ACP synthase II, translated as MKRVVITGLGVISPLGNNIDTFWENILAGKSGIVPISKFDATKFKTQIAAEVQDFDASLYIDKKEVRKYDLFTQYAIAASEQAIIDARLDFRNMAEYELADVGVIWATGNGGIQTFEEQLKDFYAGDGTPRFNPYFIPKMIVDIAAGVISIRNGLLGPNYCTVSACASSNTAIINAFDTIRLGKAQVMIAGGSEAAITPATIGGFGASQALSKNNTTSASKPFDKDRSGFVAGEGAGALILEELEHAQQRGATIYAEIVGGGLAADAYHLTGTSPNGLGASIGMQKALKEAQIQPEQIDYINAHATSTGIGDLSELHAIKSVFQEHPVYISATKSMTGHLLGAAGGIESIICVLSIKNDIIPATIHTTTLDEHVPEGLNLVLGQPIHTPVRYAMNNSFGFGGHTATSIFKKW; from the coding sequence ATGAAACGTGTTGTAATTACAGGCTTGGGGGTAATATCACCCCTTGGCAATAATATTGACACTTTTTGGGAAAATATCCTTGCTGGCAAAAGCGGAATTGTACCAATCAGTAAATTTGATGCAACAAAATTTAAAACCCAAATTGCCGCAGAAGTTCAGGACTTTGACGCTAGTTTGTATATCGACAAAAAAGAAGTACGAAAATACGACTTATTTACCCAATATGCCATAGCCGCTAGCGAACAGGCCATTATAGATGCTAGGTTAGATTTTAGGAATATGGCCGAATACGAACTCGCAGACGTAGGGGTAATTTGGGCTACAGGTAATGGAGGAATACAGACTTTTGAAGAGCAGTTAAAAGATTTTTATGCAGGCGATGGTACGCCTCGTTTCAATCCTTACTTTATTCCCAAAATGATTGTCGATATTGCGGCAGGTGTTATTTCTATTCGTAATGGACTACTTGGGCCTAATTATTGTACTGTATCGGCGTGTGCTTCTTCTAATACAGCAATTATCAATGCTTTCGACACTATTCGTTTGGGGAAAGCCCAAGTTATGATTGCGGGAGGCTCTGAAGCCGCCATTACACCAGCTACTATTGGTGGCTTTGGAGCATCGCAAGCTTTGTCAAAAAACAATACTACTTCAGCCTCAAAACCATTCGACAAAGACCGTAGCGGTTTTGTAGCGGGCGAGGGTGCTGGTGCATTAATTTTGGAAGAATTAGAACACGCTCAGCAACGTGGTGCTACTATCTATGCCGAAATTGTTGGGGGTGGATTGGCCGCCGATGCGTATCATCTTACAGGAACTTCGCCCAATGGATTAGGAGCGTCTATTGGTATGCAAAAAGCCCTTAAAGAAGCTCAAATTCAGCCTGAACAGATAGATTATATAAATGCTCATGCTACCTCTACAGGTATTGGTGACCTAAGCGAATTACATGCTATCAAATCGGTTTTTCAAGAACACCCAGTGTATATTTCGGCGACAAAGTCGATGACTGGGCATTTATTGGGAGCTGCAGGTGGTATTGAAAGTATTATCTGTGTACTGTCGATAAAAAATGATATTATTCCTGCCACTATTCATACTACTACCCTCGATGAACACGTACCCGAGGGCTTAAACTTAGTTTTGGGACAACCTATTCATACGCCTGTTCGGTACGCTATGAATAACTCTTTTGGATTTGGTGGTCATACAGCAACCAGTATTTTCAAAAAATGGTAA
- a CDS encoding TetR/AcrR family transcriptional regulator codes for MSKAEKTRQFIIEKTAPIFNTKGVAGTSIQDMIEATGLTKGSIYGNFKNKDEVAIAVFQYHLQKMRSVIDSAIDSKANSREKLLCYPDIYAQFLYNSLPDGGCAILNTAVEADDTHPLLKEYANNAVMSWKEKIINIIENGIATGELKESNHAEAIALQIIATIEGAIMVTKLTGKSNYHQSLMDTLRQTINQL; via the coding sequence ATGAGTAAAGCCGAGAAAACAAGACAATTCATTATTGAAAAAACTGCTCCTATTTTTAATACCAAAGGAGTTGCAGGTACTTCGATTCAGGACATGATAGAGGCTACAGGACTTACCAAAGGGAGTATTTATGGTAATTTCAAGAATAAAGACGAAGTTGCTATAGCTGTTTTTCAATATCATTTACAAAAAATGCGGAGTGTTATTGACAGTGCTATTGATAGTAAAGCCAATTCAAGAGAAAAGCTTTTGTGTTATCCAGATATTTACGCCCAGTTTTTGTACAATAGCCTTCCAGATGGCGGTTGTGCCATTTTGAATACCGCCGTAGAAGCCGACGATACACACCCTTTACTCAAAGAATACGCCAATAATGCAGTGATGAGTTGGAAAGAAAAAATAATCAATATTATTGAAAATGGCATAGCCACAGGCGAACTAAAAGAATCAAATCATGCCGAAGCTATTGCTTTACAAATCATTGCTACAATCGAAGGAGCAATTATGGTGACAAAACTTACAGGAAAATCTAATTATCATCAATCTTTGATGGACACCCTACGCCAAACAATTAATCAATTATAA
- a CDS encoding SDR family oxidoreductase encodes MATLAGKIALVTGGANGIGKIMTRLLLERKAIVIIWDMNQEKIDETLAEFSAKGTIWGYKVDVSDILQIHQAARKVKQQVGLVDVLINNAGIVVGKFFHEHNPNDILKTMEINANAPMLITNEFLEDMMLQNSGHICNIASSGGLISNPKMSVYAASKWSVIGWSDSLRLEMQQLDKNVKVTTIMPYYINTGMFDGVQSSIPILEPEAAALTIIKAIEKDKIMVTIPGYIYRLTRMAQGVLSIRVFDWIMGSVLHIYKTMEHFKGHKK; translated from the coding sequence ATGGCAACATTAGCAGGCAAAATAGCCCTAGTAACAGGTGGGGCAAATGGTATCGGTAAAATCATGACTCGGTTGCTATTAGAGCGTAAAGCAATCGTTATTATTTGGGATATGAATCAGGAGAAAATCGACGAGACACTCGCCGAGTTTTCGGCCAAAGGAACTATCTGGGGCTACAAAGTTGATGTTTCGGATATTCTACAGATACACCAAGCGGCTCGGAAAGTAAAACAGCAAGTTGGGCTGGTTGACGTATTAATCAACAATGCGGGGATTGTGGTAGGAAAGTTTTTTCATGAACACAATCCCAACGACATACTGAAAACCATGGAAATAAATGCCAATGCTCCTATGCTTATTACCAACGAGTTTTTGGAAGATATGATGCTACAAAACTCAGGACATATTTGTAATATTGCCTCTTCGGGAGGGCTTATTTCCAATCCTAAAATGTCTGTTTATGCCGCCAGTAAATGGTCGGTAATTGGCTGGTCGGATAGCCTACGCCTTGAAATGCAACAACTTGATAAGAATGTCAAAGTAACTACGATTATGCCTTACTATATCAACACAGGGATGTTTGATGGGGTACAATCCAGCATTCCTATTCTTGAGCCAGAGGCCGCCGCACTTACCATTATCAAAGCCATCGAGAAAGATAAAATAATGGTAACTATTCCTGGATATATCTATAGGCTGACCCGAATGGCTCAGGGAGTACTGTCTATCAGGGTATTCGATTGGATTATGGGAAGTGTGTTGCATATTTATAAAACAATGGAACATTTCAAAGGTCATAAAAAGTAA